The following are from one region of the Stanieria sp. NIES-3757 genome:
- a CDS encoding hypothetical protein (possible DUF9 PAS domain): MKDNNLFSNLINDSDKLIFADEEDELFIAESLLEQQEKDELDYWKVLIVDDDLSVHQATRLALRNLQFDYKNLTFLSAYTAEEAKKIIANNPDLAFILLDVVMEANYSGLELVKYIRKELNKKLVRIILRTGQPGEAPEESVITDYDINDYKLKVELTRNKLMVTAIASLRAYRDLLAIDNSRNEMMVIYTALEAVKNNLENLVELRTQELQQEIEERKKVEKTLRLTQFSLDRARDAIYFLSPNAKFFYVNEAAAKIFGYTKEELLEMSIYDIDPQLHPPSWSSHWQKLKEQKAFTFESTHFTKEGENLPVEVTVNYLKFEHQEYNCAIVRDIRDRKQAEAKLKEANQKLQYLANVDGLTQIANRRSFDEYIEQEWLRMSQSKQPLSLILCDVDYFKKYNDYYGHQAGDDCLKKVAHTINNSIRKPGDLAARYGGEEFAIILSNTNLDGALCIAQKIQQDIKKLELVHLVSEVAQYITLSMGIFSTIPIAESSPSSLINKVDLALYQAKKSGRDRYFVYEEKV, translated from the coding sequence ATGAAAGACAATAATCTATTTTCTAATTTAATCAATGATAGTGATAAATTAATTTTTGCTGATGAAGAAGACGAACTATTTATTGCAGAAAGTTTACTTGAACAACAAGAAAAAGATGAACTTGACTATTGGAAAGTTTTAATTGTTGATGATGATCTTTCAGTTCATCAAGCAACTAGGTTGGCTTTAAGAAATTTACAGTTTGACTACAAAAATCTAACTTTTCTCTCAGCTTATACTGCCGAAGAAGCAAAAAAAATTATTGCCAACAATCCAGACTTAGCTTTTATTTTATTAGATGTAGTAATGGAAGCCAATTATTCTGGATTAGAATTAGTTAAATATATTAGAAAAGAATTAAATAAGAAATTAGTTAGAATTATTTTACGAACTGGTCAACCAGGTGAAGCACCAGAAGAATCAGTGATTACTGATTATGATATTAATGATTATAAACTTAAAGTTGAATTAACTCGCAACAAATTAATGGTAACCGCGATCGCATCTTTAAGAGCGTACCGCGATTTATTAGCTATTGATAATAGTCGTAACGAAATGATGGTTATTTATACTGCTTTGGAAGCAGTTAAAAATAATTTAGAAAATTTAGTTGAACTACGAACTCAAGAATTACAACAAGAAATTGAAGAAAGGAAAAAAGTAGAAAAAACTTTACGCTTAACGCAATTTTCTCTTGATCGCGCTAGAGATGCTATTTATTTTCTCAGTCCTAATGCGAAGTTCTTTTATGTTAATGAAGCTGCTGCCAAGATTTTTGGCTATACCAAAGAAGAACTTTTAGAAATGAGTATTTATGATATTGATCCTCAGTTACATCCTCCTAGTTGGTCTAGTCATTGGCAAAAATTAAAAGAACAAAAAGCTTTTACTTTTGAATCAACTCACTTTACTAAAGAAGGTGAAAATTTACCTGTCGAAGTAACAGTTAATTATTTAAAATTTGAACACCAAGAATATAATTGTGCCATCGTTCGTGATATTCGCGACCGCAAACAAGCAGAAGCAAAACTTAAAGAAGCTAATCAAAAATTACAATATCTTGCTAATGTAGATGGTCTAACTCAAATTGCTAATCGTCGCAGTTTTGATGAATATATTGAACAAGAATGGCTGAGAATGTCTCAATCAAAACAACCTTTATCTTTGATTTTATGTGACGTAGATTATTTTAAGAAATACAATGATTATTATGGTCATCAAGCAGGGGATGACTGTTTAAAAAAAGTAGCTCATACTATTAATAATTCGATTAGAAAACCAGGAGATTTAGCAGCTCGTTATGGTGGAGAAGAATTTGCGATAATTCTTTCTAATACCAATCTCGATGGTGCGTTATGTATTGCTCAAAAAATTCAACAAGATATTAAAAAATTAGAACTAGTTCATTTAGTTTCAGAAGTTGCTCAATACATTACTTTAAGTATGGGGATTTTTAGTACTATCCCCA